Proteins encoded in a region of the Candidatus Hydrogenedentota bacterium genome:
- a CDS encoding nitroreductase family protein produces the protein MQLYDAVQKRRAVKHYDPDFVMSEEEIKLLVSQAMLTPTAFNIQHWRFVLVRDPELRSQLRAVGWDQSQITDASLLFILCGDRKAWEKESERYWRSMTPELQKATVASIDAYYRGKEQVQRDEVMRSCGMAAQTLMLTAKSMGYDSSPMVGFDFEAVARLINLPKDHVVVMMLAIGKGIKPARPRGGQLPMDEVLILDRFS, from the coding sequence GCGCCGTTAAACATTATGATCCTGATTTTGTCATGTCGGAAGAAGAGATCAAATTATTGGTGTCCCAGGCGATGTTGACACCCACGGCATTCAACATCCAACATTGGCGTTTTGTGTTGGTTCGTGATCCTGAATTGCGCAGCCAGCTTCGAGCCGTAGGTTGGGATCAATCGCAAATTACCGATGCCTCGCTGCTCTTTATCTTATGCGGCGATAGGAAGGCTTGGGAGAAAGAGTCTGAGCGTTATTGGCGCAGCATGACTCCGGAATTACAAAAGGCAACTGTTGCTTCCATCGATGCTTATTATCGGGGCAAAGAACAGGTTCAGCGGGATGAAGTGATGCGCTCCTGCGGTATGGCGGCGCAGACGCTCATGCTCACTGCAAAAAGCATGGGCTACGATTCCAGTCCCATGGTGGGTTTTGATTTCGAGGCCGTCGCGCGGCTCATCAATTTACCCAAAGACCATGTCGTTGTCATGATGCTTGCCATCGGTAAGGGCATTAAGCCGGCCCGTCCGCGGGGCGGTCAGCTGCCGATGGATGAAGTCTTAATTCTCGATCGCTTTTCCTAA